A genomic segment from Nocardiopsis sp. Huas11 encodes:
- a CDS encoding TIGR01777 family oxidoreductase — protein MAFQRSSVVRAPIDEVFDWHARPGAFARLAPPWQPVRPVAEARSLRDGAAVLALPGGLRWVAVHDPAAYDPPHRFADRLASPPLSTVLRWVHTHDFAAETEQSTRVTDRVDTSVPEAALRSMFTYRHAQLAEDLDALRRSRAWGSGPVTVAVTGSGGLIGSALTALLTTSGHRVVRLVRGRAERPDERHWDLDRPAKDLLQGVDAVVHLAGEPLFGRFNAAHKAAVRDSRVGPTRALARCAADTPDGPRVFVSASGIGYYGPRRGDEVLTEDSPRGEGFLAEVVADWEAATAPAAEAGLRCVQVRTGIAQSPRGGALGVQRPLFSAGVGGPIGDGRQWTSWIGMDDLTDIYLRAVLDEGLSGPVNAVAPHPVRGRTYALVLGSVLRRPALVPVPAWGPGLLLGAEGAKETALADQRVRPERLIAAGHHFRHPRLDQALAHLFGRTR, from the coding sequence ATGGCCTTTCAGCGTTCGAGTGTGGTGCGGGCGCCCATCGACGAGGTCTTCGACTGGCACGCCCGACCGGGCGCGTTCGCCCGCCTGGCGCCGCCGTGGCAGCCGGTGCGCCCGGTCGCCGAGGCCCGTTCGCTGCGCGACGGCGCCGCCGTGCTCGCCCTGCCCGGCGGCCTGCGCTGGGTGGCCGTGCACGACCCCGCCGCCTACGACCCCCCGCACCGCTTCGCCGACCGGCTCGCCTCGCCGCCGCTGTCCACCGTCCTGCGCTGGGTCCACACGCACGACTTCGCGGCGGAGACCGAGCAGAGCACCCGGGTCACCGACCGCGTCGACACCTCGGTGCCCGAGGCCGCGCTGCGGTCCATGTTCACCTACCGCCACGCCCAGCTCGCCGAGGACCTCGACGCCCTGCGGCGCAGCCGGGCGTGGGGGAGCGGACCGGTGACGGTGGCGGTCACGGGCTCCGGCGGGCTCATCGGGTCGGCGCTCACCGCCCTGCTCACCACGAGCGGGCACCGGGTGGTCCGGCTGGTGCGCGGCAGGGCCGAGCGCCCGGACGAACGGCACTGGGACCTCGACCGGCCGGCGAAGGACCTGCTCCAGGGTGTCGACGCCGTCGTCCACCTGGCGGGCGAGCCCCTGTTCGGCCGGTTCAACGCCGCGCACAAAGCGGCCGTCCGCGACAGCCGGGTCGGGCCGACCCGTGCGCTGGCACGGTGCGCCGCGGACACCCCGGACGGTCCGCGCGTGTTCGTCTCGGCCTCCGGGATCGGCTACTACGGTCCGCGGCGCGGGGACGAGGTCCTCACCGAGGACAGTCCGCGCGGCGAGGGGTTCCTGGCCGAGGTCGTCGCCGACTGGGAGGCGGCGACGGCCCCGGCGGCCGAGGCGGGGCTGCGGTGCGTCCAGGTGCGCACCGGCATCGCACAGTCGCCCCGGGGCGGCGCGCTCGGAGTGCAGCGGCCCCTGTTCTCGGCGGGGGTGGGTGGCCCGATCGGCGACGGCCGCCAGTGGACGTCCTGGATCGGTATGGACGACCTCACCGACATCTACCTGCGCGCGGTCCTGGACGAGGGCCTGTCCGGTCCGGTCAACGCGGTGGCGCCCCACCCGGTGCGCGGGCGGACCTACGCCCTCGTCCTGGGCTCGGTGCTACGGCGTCCGGCACTGGTGCCGGTCCCCGCGTGGGGGCCGGGGCTGCTCCTGGGCGCGGAGGGCGCGAAGGAGACGGCCCTGGCCGACCAGCGCGTGCGCCCGGAACGGCTGATCGCCGCCGGCCACCACTTCCGCCACCCGCGGCTGGACCAGGCCCTGGCCCACCTCTTCGGCCGTACCCGCTGA
- a CDS encoding GntR family transcriptional regulator, with protein sequence MTEELGRVAPARRRGLADEVADRIREAVFSGVYAPGAQLREVELSGALEVSRGPVREALLRLEREGLVRSAWHRGATVTTLDPRDIAELDSLRDALERLAVQQVVAHASDADIAAVEAAAERMERAEDEHAMVRCDIDFHDAVYAAAHHGRLEEAWRAIRSQVHLFLLTRIGRESRNYLAHIPGEHRELAAALRSRDAERALELFAAHRRTALDVLTGAPEPGP encoded by the coding sequence GTGACCGAGGAACTGGGCAGGGTGGCCCCCGCCCGGCGCAGGGGGCTGGCCGACGAGGTCGCGGACCGCATCCGCGAGGCCGTCTTCAGCGGCGTCTACGCCCCGGGCGCGCAGCTGCGCGAGGTCGAGCTCTCCGGCGCGTTGGAGGTCAGTCGCGGACCGGTGCGTGAGGCCCTGCTCCGGCTGGAGCGCGAGGGCCTGGTCCGCAGCGCCTGGCACCGGGGCGCCACGGTCACGACCCTGGACCCGCGCGACATCGCCGAACTCGACAGCCTGCGCGACGCCCTGGAACGGCTCGCCGTCCAGCAGGTGGTCGCGCACGCCTCCGACGCCGACATCGCCGCCGTGGAGGCGGCCGCCGAGCGCATGGAACGCGCCGAGGACGAGCACGCCATGGTGCGCTGCGACATCGACTTCCACGACGCCGTCTACGCGGCCGCCCACCACGGCCGGCTGGAGGAGGCCTGGCGGGCCATCCGTTCGCAGGTGCACCTGTTCCTGCTGACCCGGATCGGCCGCGAGTCGCGCAACTACCTCGCCCACATCCCCGGCGAGCACCGGGAGCTCGCCGCCGCCCTGCGCTCGCGCGACGCCGAGCGCGCCCTGGAGCTCTTCGCCGCCCATCGCCGCACGGCCCTCGACGTGCTCACCGGAGCCCCGGAACCGGGGCCGTGA
- a CDS encoding VOC family protein translates to MTVLDSPIPRFHLAMPVDDLAAARRFYGEVLGLEQGRSSDTWVDWNLHGHQFVTHLAPAKQDQIHNPVDGHDVPVPHFGLVLAVPEFHRLADRLRAAGTDFVIEPYLRFEGQPGEQWTMFLLDPAGNALEFKAFADDSQVFAV, encoded by the coding sequence ATGACCGTTCTCGACTCGCCCATCCCGCGGTTCCACCTGGCCATGCCCGTCGACGACCTGGCCGCCGCGCGCCGCTTCTACGGCGAGGTCCTCGGCCTGGAGCAGGGCCGCAGCTCCGACACCTGGGTGGACTGGAACCTGCACGGCCACCAGTTCGTCACCCACCTGGCTCCCGCCAAGCAGGACCAGATCCACAACCCGGTCGACGGCCACGACGTCCCCGTGCCGCACTTCGGGCTCGTCCTGGCGGTCCCGGAGTTCCACAGGCTCGCCGACCGCCTGCGCGCCGCCGGGACCGACTTCGTCATCGAGCCCTACCTCCGCTTCGAGGGACAGCCCGGCGAGCAGTGGACGATGTTCCTGCTCGACCCCGCGGGCAACGCGCTGGAGTTCAAGGCCTTCGCCGACGACTCGCAGGTCTTCGCCGTCTGA
- a CDS encoding tetratricopeptide repeat protein, with amino-acid sequence MTAAQWTRAGLVAAALLGALAGLALIFGGPSGRTVAWAAGCAAAVVLAAAAVVRAGRPPAEGTAPTAAPAPRVPVPAAPEPTTNTVRGDVARGTVIQGRTLTVNQPTHHTVIDTQIVHAPAAEPEWPVVVGVLPNEADHFQHRELTDRLSHTAEDHSTVVLGQVLSGMGGVGKTQLAAHHARSLLAKEAVDLVVWVPAGERATIVQAYADAARAVLTTHVEEDPDRAALQFLTWIQTTDRRWLVVLDNLDVPEHVRGLWPPTATPPTARDASAEADPGPRGRLVVTTRRTDTALAGRGRAFIDVGTYTPDEAHTYLATALAELPAAPQEAELAALAEDLGHLPLALSHAAAYIRDRRDSMTCASYRARLRDQRGALERMFPERESLPDDYARTVATTWSMSVEHADTLTPRGLALPMMRLLSLLDPTGVPVAALTSPPVLEYLRRAHPDRAEPTGHDADDALSALARLHLVTRSGSGDGAAVGVHRLVQRATREQRATRPDRDTARTAADALVRVWPMRVHASDLGHRLRANTTALLEHAGEWLWAEGLHPVLLQLGRSLGRSGGLSQAVEHWESVTGAATDRFGHDHPDSLTARYELVFWRGMSGDAATCAKEFRALAADAERSLGSDHPRTLASLVQMARWDGRAGDAQGALETLESLLPDLVAVLGGEHPDTLTARSHLAGLRGKTGHVRAAVEDWRGLVEDHRRVMGHDHPNTLVARIQLARWRGRSGDPHGALEDLTSLLPTLLGVLGPKHPDTLTTRAQMAAWTAAAGDPARALRELDELMPDQQRHLGPDHPQVLNTRYHRARLLATVGDRSHALALLDALLPDQRRVLGPDHPKTLEVEADIARLRAEADADADHGE; translated from the coding sequence ATGACAGCCGCACAGTGGACCCGGGCCGGGCTCGTGGCCGCCGCCCTCCTCGGCGCGCTCGCCGGGCTGGCGCTGATCTTCGGCGGCCCCTCGGGGCGGACCGTGGCCTGGGCCGCCGGGTGCGCCGCCGCGGTGGTCCTGGCCGCCGCCGCGGTCGTGCGGGCCGGCCGTCCCCCTGCGGAGGGGACCGCTCCGACGGCGGCTCCGGCTCCACGCGTGCCCGTGCCGGCCGCCCCGGAACCGACCACCAACACGGTCAGGGGCGACGTCGCCAGGGGCACCGTCATCCAGGGCCGCACCCTCACGGTCAACCAGCCGACCCACCACACCGTCATCGACACCCAGATCGTGCACGCCCCCGCGGCGGAACCGGAATGGCCCGTGGTCGTCGGCGTCCTGCCCAACGAGGCCGACCACTTCCAGCACCGTGAGCTGACCGACCGGCTGTCCCACACCGCCGAGGACCACTCCACCGTGGTCCTGGGCCAGGTCCTGTCGGGCATGGGCGGGGTCGGCAAGACCCAGCTGGCCGCCCACCACGCCCGCTCGCTGCTGGCGAAGGAGGCGGTCGACCTGGTGGTGTGGGTTCCGGCGGGTGAGCGCGCCACGATCGTGCAGGCCTACGCGGACGCGGCGCGGGCCGTGCTCACCACCCACGTCGAGGAGGACCCCGACCGGGCCGCCCTGCAGTTCCTGACCTGGATCCAGACCACCGACCGGCGCTGGCTGGTGGTGCTGGACAACCTCGACGTGCCCGAACACGTGCGCGGGCTGTGGCCGCCCACGGCCACCCCGCCCACGGCCCGGGACGCGTCCGCGGAGGCGGACCCGGGACCGCGGGGGCGCCTGGTGGTCACCACCCGGCGCACCGACACGGCCCTGGCCGGCCGGGGCCGGGCGTTCATCGACGTGGGCACCTACACCCCGGACGAGGCGCACACCTACCTGGCCACCGCGCTCGCCGAGCTCCCCGCCGCCCCGCAGGAGGCCGAACTGGCCGCCCTGGCCGAGGACCTGGGCCACCTCCCGCTCGCGCTGTCCCACGCCGCCGCCTACATCCGCGACCGCCGCGACAGCATGACCTGCGCCTCCTACCGCGCACGGCTGCGGGACCAGCGCGGGGCGCTGGAGAGGATGTTCCCCGAGCGCGAGAGCCTGCCCGACGACTACGCGCGCACGGTCGCCACCACGTGGTCGATGTCGGTCGAGCACGCCGACACGCTCACCCCCCGCGGTCTGGCACTGCCGATGATGCGCCTGCTCAGCCTGCTGGACCCCACGGGTGTCCCCGTGGCGGCCCTGACCTCGCCGCCCGTCCTGGAGTACCTGCGCCGGGCGCACCCGGACCGCGCCGAGCCCACCGGGCACGACGCCGACGACGCCCTGTCCGCACTGGCCAGGCTCCACCTCGTCACCCGCTCGGGTTCCGGAGACGGCGCCGCCGTCGGCGTCCACCGGCTGGTCCAGCGGGCCACCCGGGAACAGCGCGCCACCCGCCCCGACCGCGACACCGCCCGCACTGCGGCCGACGCCCTCGTACGGGTCTGGCCGATGCGCGTCCACGCCAGCGACCTGGGCCACCGGCTCCGGGCCAACACCACGGCCCTGCTCGAACACGCCGGGGAGTGGCTGTGGGCGGAGGGCCTGCACCCGGTCCTCCTCCAGCTCGGACGGAGTCTGGGCAGATCGGGGGGCCTCTCCCAGGCCGTCGAGCACTGGGAGTCGGTGACCGGGGCCGCCACGGACCGGTTCGGTCACGACCATCCCGACTCACTGACCGCCAGGTACGAACTCGTCTTCTGGCGCGGCATGTCGGGTGACGCGGCGACCTGCGCGAAGGAGTTTCGCGCCCTGGCCGCCGACGCGGAGCGGTCCCTGGGCTCGGACCATCCCCGGACCCTGGCCTCACTCGTGCAGATGGCCCGGTGGGACGGCCGAGCCGGCGATGCGCAGGGAGCCCTGGAGACCCTGGAGTCCCTCCTGCCCGACCTGGTGGCCGTGTTGGGCGGCGAGCACCCCGACACCCTCACCGCACGGAGTCACCTGGCCGGGTTGAGGGGCAAGACGGGCCACGTGCGGGCCGCGGTCGAGGACTGGCGGGGCCTGGTCGAGGACCATCGGCGGGTGATGGGCCACGACCACCCCAACACCCTGGTCGCCCGGATCCAGCTCGCGCGGTGGCGCGGACGCTCCGGCGACCCCCACGGAGCCCTCGAGGACCTGACGTCCCTGTTGCCGACCCTGCTGGGCGTCCTGGGGCCCAAGCACCCCGACACCCTCACCACCCGTGCCCAGATGGCCGCGTGGACGGCCGCGGCGGGCGACCCCGCACGTGCCCTGCGGGAGCTCGACGAGCTCATGCCCGACCAGCAACGGCATCTGGGCCCGGACCATCCGCAGGTCCTCAACACGCGCTACCACCGCGCCCGGCTCCTCGCCACGGTGGGCGACCGCTCACACGCGCTCGCACTCCTCGACGCCCTTCTACCGGACCAGCGGCGCGTCCTCGGGCCCGACCACCCCAAGACCCTCGAAGTCGAGGCCGATATCGCGCGCCTGCGCGCGGAGGCCGACGCCGACGCCGATCACGGTGAGTAG
- a CDS encoding chitinase → MRRPSRLARLPRLLATAAALLLAASLTSAPAAADTAPGSGSTRLPDRVLAGYLHTSFANGSGWVDLADVPDQWDIIHLAFAEPTSPTSGQLEFSLCPAQECPGVPSEQEFTAQIDAAQARGKKVVLSVGGQNGQVALETAAARDAFVSSASEIIDRYGLDGIDIDFEGHSLYLDADDTDFRSPTTPVVTHLIEALRALGARYGDDFVLTMAPETFFVQVGHQFYGQGPWGGADPRAGAYLPVIHALRDQITLLHVQHYNSGPVLGLDGRYHQMGTADFHQAMADMVLTGFPVAGDPEHFFPPLDPAQVAIGLPASPYAGNGHTSVAQVQAAWDCLTTGAACSGYTPASAHPGLRGLMAWSINWDRFGGDEFATEHGRHLDG, encoded by the coding sequence GTGCGACGACCCTCCCGACTCGCCCGACTCCCCCGCCTGCTCGCCACCGCCGCCGCGCTCCTGCTGGCGGCCTCCCTCACCTCGGCCCCCGCCGCCGCGGACACGGCGCCCGGCTCCGGCTCCACCCGGCTCCCCGACCGCGTGCTGGCCGGCTACCTGCACACCAGCTTCGCCAACGGATCGGGCTGGGTGGACCTGGCCGACGTCCCCGACCAATGGGACATCATCCACCTGGCCTTCGCCGAACCCACCTCGCCCACCTCCGGGCAGCTGGAGTTCTCCCTGTGCCCCGCCCAGGAGTGCCCGGGCGTGCCCTCCGAGCAGGAGTTCACGGCCCAGATCGACGCCGCCCAGGCCCGCGGCAAGAAGGTCGTGCTCTCGGTGGGCGGGCAGAACGGCCAGGTCGCGCTGGAGACCGCCGCGGCGCGCGACGCCTTCGTGTCGTCGGCGTCGGAGATCATCGACCGCTACGGCCTGGACGGCATCGACATCGACTTCGAGGGCCACTCGCTCTACCTCGACGCCGACGACACCGACTTCCGCTCCCCCACCACCCCGGTCGTCACCCACCTGATCGAGGCGCTGCGCGCCCTCGGCGCCCGCTACGGCGACGACTTCGTGCTCACCATGGCTCCCGAGACGTTCTTCGTGCAGGTGGGCCACCAGTTCTACGGCCAGGGCCCGTGGGGCGGCGCCGATCCCCGCGCCGGCGCCTACCTGCCGGTCATCCACGCGCTCCGCGACCAGATCACCCTTCTGCACGTCCAGCACTACAACTCCGGTCCGGTGCTCGGCCTCGACGGCCGGTACCACCAGATGGGCACCGCCGACTTCCACCAGGCGATGGCCGACATGGTCCTCACCGGCTTTCCCGTGGCGGGCGACCCCGAGCACTTCTTCCCCCCGCTCGATCCCGCGCAGGTCGCCATCGGCCTGCCCGCCTCTCCCTACGCCGGCAACGGCCACACCTCCGTGGCGCAGGTCCAGGCCGCCTGGGACTGCCTGACCACCGGCGCCGCCTGCTCGGGCTACACCCCCGCTTCCGCGCACCCCGGGCTGCGCGGCCTGATGGCCTGGTCGATCAACTGGGACCGGTTCGGCGGCGACGAGTTCGCCACCGAACACGGACGCCACCTGGACGGCTGA
- a CDS encoding TIGR03085 family metal-binding protein: MSHHARNERHRLTELLAAAGPGAPTLCDGWTTTELAAHLVLREHRMDAAAGIRIAFLADWTAKVQERYARLPYPRLLSMFSDGPPLLSPFALPGADEAANTVEYYVHAEDVRRASPEWRTDPGDAVGAAEDVDAGLAEALWGKLSPLARLETGPTSPVGLVLRRPEGATVEAREGIPVVTVTGEPGELVLFAFGRGSHARVRAEGDARARARLAEALPLPGR, from the coding sequence ATGAGCCACCACGCCCGTAACGAACGGCACCGCCTGACCGAGCTGTTGGCGGCCGCGGGACCCGGTGCCCCCACGCTCTGCGACGGATGGACGACCACCGAACTCGCCGCCCACCTGGTGCTGCGGGAGCACCGGATGGACGCGGCGGCCGGCATCAGGATCGCCTTCCTGGCCGACTGGACCGCGAAGGTGCAGGAACGCTACGCCCGCCTCCCCTACCCGCGGCTGCTGTCGATGTTCAGCGACGGGCCGCCGCTGCTGTCGCCGTTCGCCCTGCCGGGCGCGGACGAGGCCGCCAACACGGTGGAGTACTACGTGCACGCCGAGGACGTGCGCCGCGCGTCGCCGGAGTGGAGGACCGACCCCGGCGACGCGGTCGGCGCGGCCGAGGACGTCGACGCGGGCCTGGCCGAGGCGCTGTGGGGCAAGCTCTCGCCCCTGGCACGGCTGGAGACCGGCCCCACGTCCCCGGTGGGCCTGGTGCTGCGGCGCCCGGAGGGTGCGACCGTCGAGGCGCGCGAGGGGATCCCGGTGGTCACGGTGACCGGCGAGCCCGGTGAGCTCGTGCTGTTCGCCTTCGGGCGCGGCTCCCACGCGCGGGTCCGTGCCGAGGGGGATGCGCGGGCGCGCGCCCGCCTGGCCGAGGCCCTGCCCCTGCCGGGGCGATGA
- a CDS encoding carbohydrate ABC transporter permease has protein sequence MSRSAPDRVIAPGGGTAGTTRRGQAVKFAVLVVLAAFFLMPMYVLVVTGFKPFAEATAARAWLLPQAWSTEGWAAAWTALAPGLWNSVRMVVPAAVISAVLGSLNGYVMARWRFPGADTVFTLFLFGMFIPYQAVMIPLQQIMVSSGLMGGLFPLILAHTVYGIPICTLIFRNYYASIPHTLIEAARVDGAGLLRTYAHVILPVSAPAFAVTLIWQFTSAWNDFLFAVFLTGPRSWPVTVQLNNVAGSMVVPYNQQMAAAVLASLPTLLIYLLLGRYFMRGLMAGALKG, from the coding sequence ATGAGCCGGAGTGCGCCCGACCGGGTGATCGCCCCGGGCGGAGGGACGGCCGGCACCACCCGGCGCGGACAGGCCGTCAAGTTCGCCGTGCTGGTCGTGCTGGCGGCGTTCTTCCTGATGCCGATGTACGTGCTGGTGGTGACCGGGTTCAAACCGTTCGCCGAGGCCACCGCCGCACGCGCCTGGCTGCTCCCGCAGGCGTGGAGCACGGAGGGGTGGGCGGCGGCGTGGACCGCGCTGGCCCCGGGCCTGTGGAACAGCGTGCGCATGGTGGTGCCCGCCGCCGTGATCTCGGCGGTGCTGGGCTCGCTGAACGGCTACGTCATGGCCCGGTGGCGCTTCCCCGGCGCGGACACCGTCTTCACCCTGTTCCTGTTCGGGATGTTCATCCCCTACCAGGCGGTGATGATCCCGCTCCAGCAGATCATGGTGAGCTCGGGGCTGATGGGCGGGCTGTTCCCGCTGATCCTGGCGCACACGGTGTACGGCATCCCGATCTGCACGCTCATCTTCCGCAACTACTACGCGAGCATCCCGCACACGCTCATCGAGGCGGCGCGGGTGGACGGCGCGGGCCTGCTGCGCACCTACGCGCACGTGATCCTGCCGGTCTCGGCCCCGGCGTTCGCGGTGACGCTGATCTGGCAGTTCACGTCGGCGTGGAACGACTTCCTGTTCGCGGTCTTCCTCACCGGTCCGCGGAGCTGGCCGGTGACGGTCCAGCTGAACAACGTGGCCGGGTCGATGGTGGTGCCCTACAACCAGCAGATGGCGGCCGCGGTGCTGGCCTCCCTGCCGACCCTGCTCATCTACCTGCTGCTGGGCCGCTACTTCATGCGCGGCCTGATGGCGGGCGCCCTCAAGGGCTGA
- a CDS encoding carbohydrate ABC transporter permease, whose amino-acid sequence MSEATTRSGAAAAGGTGPRRPRTDRRGSRGARLVTRVRSWLPSLLLVSPSILLIGLFVYGMIGWNTRLALSDQHRPIDDGSFVGLDNFIALWGEARWPAAVNNAIVFTVVFVGGALLLGWLLGLLLDKGIRGEPVFRTLFLAPMAVSFIATGVVWRWLMNPAPAERATGLNALFVHFNLDFLVNTWWTAPDFGMAAMALPAIWQLSGYVMALFLAGFRGVPEELREAARVDGCSEWGVYRHVVMPQLRPVTLSAVIIIGHMSLKVFDLIIAIAGQQIVADVPAVYMWSTVFEVRDPAKGATIASYLLIAVAVFVIPYLVWTMRKERSEGR is encoded by the coding sequence ATGAGCGAAGCGACGACCCGGTCCGGTGCCGCCGCCGCGGGCGGCACCGGACCCCGAAGACCGCGCACCGACCGCCGCGGATCGCGCGGGGCACGCCTGGTCACGCGGGTGCGGTCCTGGCTGCCCTCCCTGCTGCTGGTCTCCCCGTCGATCCTCCTCATCGGGCTGTTCGTCTACGGGATGATCGGCTGGAACACCCGGCTGGCGCTCAGCGACCAGCACCGGCCCATCGACGACGGCTCCTTCGTCGGCCTGGACAACTTCATCGCCCTGTGGGGGGAGGCCCGCTGGCCGGCCGCGGTGAACAACGCGATCGTGTTCACGGTCGTGTTCGTCGGCGGCGCCCTGCTGCTGGGCTGGTTGCTGGGATTGCTGCTGGACAAGGGCATCCGGGGCGAGCCGGTCTTTCGCACGCTGTTCCTGGCCCCGATGGCGGTGTCGTTCATCGCCACCGGCGTGGTCTGGCGCTGGCTGATGAACCCGGCTCCCGCCGAGCGCGCCACCGGGCTCAACGCCCTCTTCGTCCACTTCAACCTGGACTTCCTGGTCAACACCTGGTGGACCGCGCCCGACTTCGGGATGGCGGCCATGGCCCTGCCCGCGATCTGGCAGCTGTCGGGCTACGTGATGGCCCTGTTCCTGGCCGGATTCCGCGGCGTGCCGGAGGAGCTGCGCGAGGCGGCCCGAGTGGACGGCTGCTCGGAGTGGGGCGTGTACCGGCACGTGGTCATGCCGCAGCTGCGCCCGGTCACGCTGAGCGCCGTCATCATCATCGGCCACATGTCGCTGAAGGTGTTCGACCTGATCATCGCGATCGCCGGCCAGCAGATCGTCGCCGACGTGCCCGCCGTGTACATGTGGTCGACCGTGTTCGAGGTCCGCGATCCGGCCAAGGGCGCCACGATCGCCTCGTACCTGCTCATCGCGGTGGCGGTGTTCGTCATCCCCTACCTGGTATGGACCATGCGCAAGGAACGGAGCGAGGGGCGATGA
- a CDS encoding ABC transporter substrate-binding protein: protein MRSRWRSVAAGALGLSLAVSACGGGGQDGGESEVEVFSWWTGGGEEAGLNALIERFETENPDVEFVNAAVAGGSGTNAQAVLEGRLQSQDPPDSFQGHAGAELQDYIEAGYLQPLDGFFDEQGLHEAFPDQLVEQISYEGSVYSVPVNIHRSNVLWYNPSVLEEAGVEGPPETLDELIEAMEAVETETDAIPMAVGAQWTVDHLLESVLLGSLGTEAYNALWEPGADWDTPEMAEALATFEEVMAHTQEESAAEDWQEAARRVSDGEAAFNIMGDWAAGYFDELGAIPEEDYAWAASPGTEGTYMWLSDSFTLPEGAPHEEHALSWLEIVASKEGQDTFNPLKGSIPARADAEPAHYADNPYLESALAEWQSGPELAGSFWHGVTVGNRWKNDVDTAVGLYLQNGDLDELNEALHQAAQTE from the coding sequence ATGCGCTCACGATGGCGGTCGGTCGCGGCGGGGGCGCTGGGGCTGTCCCTGGCGGTCTCGGCCTGCGGCGGGGGCGGGCAGGACGGAGGCGAGAGCGAGGTCGAGGTCTTCTCCTGGTGGACCGGCGGCGGTGAGGAGGCCGGACTGAACGCCCTCATCGAACGGTTCGAGACCGAGAACCCCGACGTCGAGTTCGTCAACGCGGCCGTGGCCGGGGGCTCGGGCACCAACGCCCAGGCGGTCCTGGAGGGCCGCCTGCAGAGCCAGGATCCCCCCGACTCCTTCCAGGGCCACGCCGGCGCGGAGCTCCAGGACTACATCGAGGCCGGGTACCTGCAGCCCCTCGACGGCTTCTTCGACGAGCAGGGCCTGCACGAGGCCTTCCCCGACCAGCTGGTCGAACAGATCTCCTACGAGGGCAGCGTCTACTCCGTGCCCGTGAACATCCACCGCTCCAACGTCCTCTGGTACAACCCCTCCGTGCTGGAGGAGGCCGGGGTCGAGGGCCCGCCCGAGACCCTGGACGAGCTGATCGAGGCGATGGAGGCGGTCGAGACCGAGACCGACGCCATCCCCATGGCCGTCGGCGCGCAGTGGACCGTCGACCACCTGCTGGAGTCGGTGCTCCTGGGGTCCCTCGGAACCGAGGCCTACAACGCCCTCTGGGAGCCGGGCGCCGACTGGGACACCCCGGAGATGGCCGAAGCGCTCGCGACCTTCGAGGAGGTCATGGCCCACACCCAGGAGGAGTCGGCCGCCGAGGACTGGCAGGAGGCCGCGCGGCGCGTCTCCGACGGCGAGGCCGCGTTCAACATCATGGGGGACTGGGCCGCCGGCTACTTCGACGAGCTCGGCGCGATCCCGGAGGAGGACTACGCGTGGGCGGCCTCCCCCGGTACCGAGGGCACCTACATGTGGCTCTCGGACAGCTTCACCCTCCCGGAGGGCGCGCCCCACGAGGAGCACGCCCTGAGCTGGCTGGAGATCGTGGCCAGCAAGGAGGGCCAGGACACCTTCAACCCGCTCAAGGGCTCCATCCCGGCCCGTGCGGACGCCGAGCCCGCCCACTACGCCGACAACCCCTACCTGGAGTCGGCCCTGGCGGAGTGGCAGTCCGGCCCCGAGTTGGCGGGCTCGTTCTGGCACGGGGTGACCGTCGGCAACCGGTGGAAGAACGACGTCGACACCGCCGTGGGCCTCTACCTCCAGAACGGGGACCTGGACGAGCTCAACGAGGCCCTGCACCAGGCCGCCCAGACCGAATGA